Within Limanda limanda chromosome 17, fLimLim1.1, whole genome shotgun sequence, the genomic segment CACTCACTGGCATATATCATCTGGCTCTGTTCAGAGTATAGACAATTAACTGAagttaaaaacaattaaaacacatCCGCTCTATTATGCTTGGATACTGTTTAGCCATCGACAGGCTCGTTTCTTCTGTGAATGGATGagtaaataaaaactaaacatttctACTTAAACACATGTAGATGCATGGAAGTTAACCCACCCTGTAATACTACATTCAAGCAACAGAATTTTGAATAAATCCCACAAGTGCACCCAACCTATGAAGTTTTCATTCACTGAAACCTAAGGGTAGATTTTATGAGCCTTCCTTTATCGTCAAGGATTAAATTGATGAGGCCCTTTGTAATTCTTACTACACATGAACCTGTAATCTACATTGTAACATCACATCTGTTTCTTAAGCACCAGCCAAACACTGAATAAGAAAACGGGAGGTCAgagtatgtaaatatattatttagttgaacatgaaaaaacaaaataaacagtaatGACAGGCAATTTAAACAAGGTTCTTTATTTGACAATGAGACAAGTTAGCTAACAGCAGCTTTCCTGTTCATAGTCACGCCTAAAACTTCTGGAACTGCTTCTTGGCTCCAGCAGCCTTGGTCACTTTGAGGACGTTGAATCTCACGGTCTTGCTGAGAGGTCGGCACTCTCCGACGGTGACGATGTCTCCTACTGTTACGTCTCTgcagaaatgaaacaaaatcCAGACATTAACAGGCAGTTGAGGTTTATCTGTCCAGAGTTGAGCAGAATTAGATTTAGCTGAGCTGCATCAGTGTTTGCCAAAGGCAAGTATCATCAGAGCGTTAGCTTAGAAGACCATCGTGAGAAAACATCATTTGCAGCAAAACTTTGGGCAAAATTGTATCGTTGAATGAACTGACTGCAGTCATATTAACTTTTGAGAGCTGCAAGAAAAGTACATACAGCTCTTCAAGGAGTTAGTAAATTTAACACCTTTGATTTAAGTTATTACCAAATTAGGTCAAATACAAATTTGGCTGAGGGAAATCATTACTATACCATTGCACAGAGCTTTCCATAACTATTCTGTAAATTAATGACATGGGAGAGGTGCCGTACCTGAAGCAAGgtgacagatggacagacaggttCTTGTGCCTCTTCTCAAATCGGTTGTACTTGCGGATGTAATGCAGGTAGTCTCGTCTGATAACGATGGTCCTCTGCATCTTCATTTTGGTCACCACACCTTTGAAAAGAGACAATAGAGTTGTGTTAAACATCTTCCCTCAAGACAGGTCAAACATGAGTGGGATGTGAGAAAAGACTCATTCCTCTAactattaaaggttcagtgtgtaatatttactgacatctagtggtgaagttgcatgttgcagctgaaaaccTCTCACTTCACCCTTCCAAACAAGAGAAGCTGTGGTAGGTTGtcataaaactcaaaaggtgtttgtccagtctgggcttctgtaaaaaacaaggcggcctccgtagagaacACAGACCCCTGATGTAattttagatttaaatataaaaagggACCATTCTAgagttaagaaaacaacaatttggaCAATTTAGATGtaacactagtgaaaacatcgcTCTAtagtttatttaatattcaatttctgccaacaGTTCacttaaatcttacacactgaaccttaagCTTCAAAAAACTGTCATTAGAATACATCAGTGTTGCCATAAGGCGATATCGTCACAACCCAGAGGGCTTGGAAGACCATCGTGAGAAAACATCATTTGTAGGACAGTGATATACAAATACCTATAATTTACAGTTTCTATGAAGTTAGCCAGCTGGTTCTGGCTTGGATTGCTTCACTGATCAAAAATCGTCAAGATAAGCACTTTGGTATTTTCATCCCAGACGGAACCATAGCAAACCAAGCCAGGACCATCAGGCCAGTGTGGAAGATTGTGATGAAGTATTGAACTGACCAGAGAGGATACGCCCACGGATGGAGACATTTCCAGTGAAGGGGCATTTCTTGTCAATGTAAGTGCCGTCAATAGCCTGaagaaagcaaaacaaagagaaTTAGAATTCGCACTCTGACTTtttcaagaaataaaaaataaagtcttTACTAAGTGCATCAGTTTTGCCATAAGGCGATGTCGTCAACACCCAAAGGGCTTGGAAGACCATCGTGAGAAAACATCACTTGCAGCAAACATTAAACAACTTAACTGCAGTTTATTGCTATGAGGAACTTTCTGGACAACGCTGCGGTACCTCTCTAGGGGTTTTGAAGCCCAGTCCGACGCTCTTGTGGTAGCGAGGGAGCTTCTCCTTGGCCTCCTTGCCACCATCCGCGACCAGAACACGCTTCTTGTTCTGGAAGATGGTGGGCTGCTTCTGATAAGCCTTCTCGGTCTGCGGAGAAACAAAAATCACGATTAGTCGGATCCGGAAACACCAAGGACACCTCAACTCTTACTCCCCGGATCCTTGTGCACAGAGCGGCTCGTTACACAAACCATCGCCCTGCCTCGTTAACTCATTAAAAAGACACTTCCTCCTTCGAAGGATTAAAAATGCCGATTTTACACAATGTCAGGTGAACTACAAGTTAACAATCAAGCAGAA encodes:
- the rps11 gene encoding 40S ribosomal protein S11 — translated: MADAQTEKAYQKQPTIFQNKKRVLVADGGKEAKEKLPRYHKSVGLGFKTPREAIDGTYIDKKCPFTGNVSIRGRILSGVVTKMKMQRTIVIRRDYLHYIRKYNRFEKRHKNLSVHLSPCFRDVTVGDIVTVGECRPLSKTVRFNVLKVTKAAGAKKQFQKF